One Prunus dulcis chromosome 7, ALMONDv2, whole genome shotgun sequence DNA segment encodes these proteins:
- the LOC117635830 gene encoding WUSCHEL-related homeobox 11-like, which yields MEDKGQDPNSPGNGSERSSEPVRSRWIPKPEQILILESIFNSGMVNPPKEETVRIRKLLERFGTVGDANVFYWFQNRRSRSRRRQRQLQASLEQRNNNTNSNQVGDHQMGISSGAIQYEISCSPPAPAPAMAFGASPTSFGSCNYLVGSSSSSSSGHHLMADHDQQTSSSVDQFFSVSGQMGFPEIEQGSGVTSVLGGGPSDTSTLHFQSGLITVFINGVPAEVPKGPLDMKSMFGQDVLLVHSSGLPLPLNEFGFLAHGLQPGESYFLVSRTT from the exons ATGGAAGATAAAGGGCAAGACCCTAATAGTCCAGGAAATGGATCGGAAAGAAGCAGTGAGCCAGTAAGGTCGAGATGGATACCAAAGCCAGAGCAAATCCTAATCCTAGAGTCAATTTTCAACAGTGGAATGGTGAATCCCCCCAAAGAAGAAACTGTGAGAATAAGGAAACTTTTAGAGAGATTCGGCACCGTCGGGGATGCAAACGTCTTTTACTGGTTCCAAAACCGAAGGTCGAGATCTCGCCGCCGACAACGGCAGCTGCAGGCCAGCCTTGAACAAAGAAACAATAATACTAATAGTAATCAAGTTGGTGATCATCAAATGGGTATAAGTAGTGGTGCAATTCAGTATGAAATAAGCTGCAGTCCTCCAGCTCCAGCTCCTGCCATGGCTTTTGGAGCTTCTCCTACTTCTTTTGGCTCTTGTAATTATCTTGtgggttcttcttcttcttcgtctagTGGTCACCATCTTATGGCAGATCATGATCAGCAAACGTCTTCTTCTGTTGACCAGTTCTTTTCAGTTTCTGGTCAAATGGGGTTTCCGGAAATCGAGCAAGGCTCTGGTGTAACGTCTGTCTTAGGAGGAGGCCCTTCAGATACCTCAACTTTGCACTTCCAATCTG GTCTCATCACAGTGTTTATTAATGGGGTTCCAGCAGAAGTTCCCAAAGGGCCACTTGACATGAAATCCATGTTTGGTCAAGATGTGCTGTTGGTCCATTCCTCTGGTCTCCCTCTGCCACTCAATGAATTCGGTTTCTTAGCTCACGGCTTGCAGCCTGGTGAAAGCTATTTCCTg GTTTCAAGGACAACTTAA